In a single window of the Scophthalmus maximus strain ysfricsl-2021 chromosome 18, ASM2237912v1, whole genome shotgun sequence genome:
- the LOC118290191 gene encoding 1-phosphatidylinositol 4,5-bisphosphate phosphodiesterase beta-4-like isoform X1, which yields MTKSYEFNWQKHLPEFMQEGASFDRFDEDPYTFEPSCQMRVDEYGFFITWKSEGKEGQVLECSLINSIRVGAVPKEPKILSSFEAIGKTEADLEGCIICICSGTDLVNLNFMFMVAESPDTARKWIEGLRSVIHNFKANNVCPMTCLKKHWMRTCFLTNVNGKIPVRGITRTFASGKTEKGIFQALKDLGLPSGKNDEIEPSDFPFDVFYTLTQKICPRTDMEELFKKINGNKTDYLTVDQLVSFLNENQRDPRLNEILFPFYDTKRAMQIIEKYERDEDLKKKGHMSSDGFCRYLMSDENAPVFLDRLELYQDMDQPLAHYFISSSHNSYLTGRQFGGKSSVEMYRQVLLSGCRCVELDCWDGKGEDQEPIITHGKAMCTDILFKDVIQAIKETAFVTSDYPIILSFENHCSKPQQYKMAKYCEEIFGDFLLKQPLENFPIESARPLPSPNDLKRKILIKNKRLKPEVEQKQLEAFKKHMEAGEINTPAIIMGEENEDDTENGEKEGEDKDLNSEAPSLSEATSEKEANNVSQSNTVGTRKEERNNSIKKVPDDEGTEMSEATEATDATDISEASDQDNNKKGVEEPEDSEEALIAQYTYVGATTNIHPYLSAMVNYAQPVKFQSFDVAEERNIHHNMSSFNESVGLGYLKTNAIEFVNYNKRQMSRIYPKGGRVDSSNYMPQIFWNAGCQMVSLNFQTPDLAMQLNQGKYEYNGSCGYLQKPDFMRRSDRMFDPFSETPVDGVIAATCSVQVFSGQFLSDKKIGTYVEVDMYGLPTDTIRKEFRTRMVMNNGLNPAYNEEPFVFRKVILPDLAVLRIAVYDDNNKLIGQRILPLDGLQAGYRHISLRNEGNKPLSLPTIFCQIILKTYVPDGFGAIVDALSDPKKFLTIAEKRADQMKALGIDTNDIADVPSGSSKNDKKGKGKGDTVKASVTPQASSDMAHTSNSAQNNTAETKKDSALVPNVSIDDLKQMKTYLKLLKKQQKELVALKKKHLKDQNTMQKAHCTQMEKMVSQHEKEKTTLEKLLEKAIKKRGENNCHELKKETEDKIQTLVTDHKAKVKDITAQHTKEWSELSSSHSSEEQEIKDSHVTQQCEHLKKLLTTVQEQQTMQLKLIHERQSKEMRANQAKMSMENSKAISQDKSIKNKAERERRVRELNSSNTKKFLDERKRLAMKHQKEMEQLQKNQREQLEKLEKFNEQLVKSHHANKLVQGQGHAADGEAGGGDGPQACHSGVSD from the exons AAGTGGATTGAGGGTTTGAGGTCGGTGATTCACAACTTTAAGGCTAACAACGTCTGTCCAATGACCTGCCTCAAGAAACA TTGGATGAGAACGTGCTTCCTGACCAACGTGAATGGAAAGATTCCTGTGAGAGG CATTACACGTACATTTGCATCAGggaagacagagaaagggaTTTTTCAGGCTCTGAAGGACCTGGGCCTTCCTAGTGGCAAG AATGATGAGATTGAACCATCAGATTTCCCCTTTGACGTTTTCTACACGCTCACACAGAAGATCTGCCCTCGCACAGACATGGAGGAACTCTTCAAGAAAAT CAATGGGAACAAAACTGATTATTTAACTGTAGACCAGTTAGTCAGCTTTCTGAATGAA AACCAGCGTGACCCAAGGTTAAATGAGATTCTGTTCCCGTTCTACGACACTAAGCGAGCCATGCAGATCATTGAAAAGTACGAGCGAGATGAGGACCTGAAAAAGAAAG GTCACATGTCCAGTGATGGGTTCTGCCGGTACCTGATGTCAGATGAAAATGCTCCAGTCTTCTTGGACCGGCTGGAGCTATACCAGGACATGGACCAGCCACTGGCCCACTACTTCATCAGCTCCTCCCACAACAGTTACCTGACAGGCCGACAGTTTGGAGGGAAGTCCTCAGTAGAGATGTACCGCCAGGTTCTACTGTCCGGATGCAG ATGTGTGGAGCTGGACTGCTGGGACGGGAAAGGAGAGGACCAGGAGCCCATCATCACTCATGGCAAAGCCATGTGCACAGACATCTTGTTCaag GATGTTATCCAAGCCATCAAGGAGACAGCGTTTGTCACTTCAGACTACCCCATTATTTTGTCCTTCGAAAATCATTGCAG tAAACCCCAGCAGTATAAGATGGCCAAATATTGTGAGGAAATCTTTGGAGACTTCCTCCTCAAACAGCCTCTGGAGAACTTTCCG ATTGAATCTGCACGCCCCTTACCCTCTCCGAATGACCTCAAGCGTAAAATTCTCATCAAAAACAAACGCTTAAAACCCGAAGTGGAACAGA AGCAGCTAGAGGCCTTTAAGAAACACATGGAGGCAGGGGAGATCAACACTCCTGCCATCATCATGGGAGAGGAGAATGAAGACGACACAGAGAACG gagAAAAAGAGGGTGAAGATAAGGATTTGAATTCAGAGGCTCCCAGTCTGTCAGAGGCAACTAGTGAGAAAGAAGCCAACAACGTTTCCCAGAGTAACACTGTCGGCACGAGGAAAGAGGAGCGAAACAACAGTATCAAGAAG GTGCCCGATGATGAAGGGACAGAAATGTCTGAAGCCACAGAAgcaacagacgccacagacaTCTCTGAAGCATCTGAccaagacaacaacaagaag GGTGTAGAAGAGCCAGAAGACTCTGAGGAGGCTCTGATAGCTCAGTATACCTACGTAGGAGCCACCACCAACATTCACCCGTATCTGTCAGCCATGGTCAACTACGCACAGCCTGTCAAGTTTCAGAGTTTTGATGTGGCAGAGG aaAGGAACATCCACCACAACATGTCCTCCTTCAACGAGTCGGTTGGCCTGGGCTATCTGAAGACTAACGCCATAGAGTTTGTCAA CTACAACAAGCGTCAGATGAGCCGTATCTATCCCAAAGGAGGCCGGGTGGACTCCAGTAATTACATGCCTCAGATCTTCTGGAACGCAGGCTGCCAGATGGTTTCGCTCAACTTCCAGACCCCAG ACCTGGCCATGCAGTTGAACCAGGGAAAGTATGAGTACAATGGCTCCTGCGG ATACCTGCAGAAGCCCGACTTCATGCGACGGTCAGACAGGATGTTTGACCCCTTCTCAGAGACGCCAGTGGATGGTGTCATTGCTGCGACCTGCAGCGTACAG GTATTCTCTGGACAGTTCCTGTCAGACAAGAAAATTGGCACATATGTTGAAGTGGATATGTACGGGCTGCCGACGGACACCATCAGGAAGGAGTTTCGCACACGCATGGTGATGAACAATGGGCTGAACCCCGCCTACAATGAAGAGCCCTTCGTCTTCAGAAAG GTGATCTTACCGGACCTGGCAGTACTGCGCATCGCAGTCtatgacgacaacaacaagttgATTGGCCAGCGCATCCTACCTCTGGACGGCCTGCAGGCTGGCTACCGCCACATCTCTCTGAGGAACGAGGGAAACAAACCCCTGTCGTTGCCCACCATCTTCTGCCAAATCATCCTGAAGACCTACGTGCCCGACGGCTTtggag caatCGTGGATGCTTTATCAGACCCAAAGAAATTCTTGACCATAGCAGAGAAGAGAGCTGACCAGATGAAAGCGCTGGGGATTGACACG AATGACATAGCAGACGTTCCCAGTGGAAGCTCAAAAAACGACAAGAAGGGAAAAGGTAAAGGAGACACGGTGAAGGCCAGTGTGACTCCACAGGCCAGCTCTGACATGGCCCACACCTCAAACTCCGCCCAGAATAACACAGCAGAAACCAAGAAGG ATTCTGCACTCGTGCCTAATGTCAGCATTGATGACTTGAAACAAATGAAG ACGTATCTTAAATTGCTCAAAAAGCAACAGAAGGAGCTTGTTGCTTTAAAGAAGAAACACTTGAAG GATCAAAATACAATGCAGAAGGCTCACTGCACCCAGATGGAAAAGATGGTGTCTCAGCATGAAAAGGAGAAGACAACCCTGGAGAAACTATTAGAGAAAGCCATCAAGAAACGTGG GGAAAACAACTGTCACGAGCTGAAGAAGGAAACTGAAGATAAGATTCAAACACTAGTCACTGATCATAAAGCCAAG gtaaaGGACATCACAGCACAGCACACTAAGGAGTGGTCAGAGCTGAGCAGCAGTCACAGCAGCGAAGAGCAGGAGATAAAGGACAGCCACGTCACACAGCAGTGTGAACACCTCAAGAAACTCTTGACAACCGTCCAGGAGCAGCAGACCATGCAGCTCAAACTCATCCATGAGCG CCAAAGCAAAGAGATGCGTGCTAACCAGGCCAAGATGTCTATGGAAAACAGTAAAGCCATCAGCCAGGACAAGTCCATCAAaaacaaggcagagagagagag GAGAGTGCGAGAGTtaaacagcagcaacaccaaGAAGTTCCTGGATGAAAGGAAGCGG CTTGCTATGAAGCACcagaaggagatggagcagcTACAGAAAaaccagagagaacagttggAGAAACTGGAGAAGTTCAATGAGCAG CTTGTGAAATCACACCATGCAAACAAACTGGTTCAAG GCCAAGGACATGCAGCAGATggtgaagctggaggaggagatggaccGCAGGCCTGCCACAGTGGTGTGAGCGACTGA
- the LOC118290191 gene encoding 1-phosphatidylinositol 4,5-bisphosphate phosphodiesterase beta-4-like isoform X2: MTKSYEFNWQKHLPEFMQEGASFDRFDEDPYTFEPSCQMRVDEYGFFITWKSEGKEGQVLECSLINSIRVGAVPKEPKILSSFEAIGKTEADLEGCIICICSGTDLVNLNFMFMVAESPDTARKWIEGLRSVIHNFKANNVCPMTCLKKHWMRTCFLTNVNGKIPVRGITRTFASGKTEKGIFQALKDLGLPSGKNDEIEPSDFPFDVFYTLTQKICPRTDMEELFKKINGNKTDYLTVDQLVSFLNENQRDPRLNEILFPFYDTKRAMQIIEKYERDEDLKKKGHMSSDGFCRYLMSDENAPVFLDRLELYQDMDQPLAHYFISSSHNSYLTGRQFGGKSSVEMYRQVLLSGCRCVELDCWDGKGEDQEPIITHGKAMCTDILFKDVIQAIKETAFVTSDYPIILSFENHCSKPQQYKMAKYCEEIFGDFLLKQPLENFPIESARPLPSPNDLKRKILIKNKRLKPEVEQKQLEAFKKHMEAGEINTPAIIMGEENEDDTENGEKEGEDKDLNSEAPSLSEATSEKEANNVSQSNTVGTRKEERNNSIKKVPDDEGTEMSEATEATDATDISEASDQDNNKKGVEEPEDSEEALIAQYTYVGATTNIHPYLSAMVNYAQPVKFQSFDVAEERNIHHNMSSFNESVGLGYLKTNAIEFVNYNKRQMSRIYPKGGRVDSSNYMPQIFWNAGCQMVSLNFQTPDLAMQLNQGKYEYNGSCGYLQKPDFMRRSDRMFDPFSETPVDGVIAATCSVQVFSGQFLSDKKIGTYVEVDMYGLPTDTIRKEFRTRMVMNNGLNPAYNEEPFVFRKVILPDLAVLRIAVYDDNNKLIGQRILPLDGLQAGYRHISLRNEGNKPLSLPTIFCQIILKTYVPDGFGAIVDALSDPKKFLTIAEKRADQMKALGIDTNDIADVPSGSSKNDKKGKGKGDTVKASVTPQASSDMAHTSNSAQNNTAETKKDSALVPNVSIDDLKQMKTYLKLLKKQQKELVALKKKHLKDQNTMQKAHCTQMEKMVSQHEKEKTTLEKLLEKAIKKRGENNCHELKKETEDKIQTLVTDHKAKVKDITAQHTKEWSELSSSHSSEEQEIKDSHVTQQCEHLKKLLTTVQEQQTMQLKLIHERQSKEMRANQAKMSMENSKAISQDKSIKNKAERERRVRELNSSNTKKFLDERKRLAMKHQKEMEQLQKNQREQLEKLEKFNEQAKDMQQMVKLEEEMDRRPATVV; encoded by the exons AAGTGGATTGAGGGTTTGAGGTCGGTGATTCACAACTTTAAGGCTAACAACGTCTGTCCAATGACCTGCCTCAAGAAACA TTGGATGAGAACGTGCTTCCTGACCAACGTGAATGGAAAGATTCCTGTGAGAGG CATTACACGTACATTTGCATCAGggaagacagagaaagggaTTTTTCAGGCTCTGAAGGACCTGGGCCTTCCTAGTGGCAAG AATGATGAGATTGAACCATCAGATTTCCCCTTTGACGTTTTCTACACGCTCACACAGAAGATCTGCCCTCGCACAGACATGGAGGAACTCTTCAAGAAAAT CAATGGGAACAAAACTGATTATTTAACTGTAGACCAGTTAGTCAGCTTTCTGAATGAA AACCAGCGTGACCCAAGGTTAAATGAGATTCTGTTCCCGTTCTACGACACTAAGCGAGCCATGCAGATCATTGAAAAGTACGAGCGAGATGAGGACCTGAAAAAGAAAG GTCACATGTCCAGTGATGGGTTCTGCCGGTACCTGATGTCAGATGAAAATGCTCCAGTCTTCTTGGACCGGCTGGAGCTATACCAGGACATGGACCAGCCACTGGCCCACTACTTCATCAGCTCCTCCCACAACAGTTACCTGACAGGCCGACAGTTTGGAGGGAAGTCCTCAGTAGAGATGTACCGCCAGGTTCTACTGTCCGGATGCAG ATGTGTGGAGCTGGACTGCTGGGACGGGAAAGGAGAGGACCAGGAGCCCATCATCACTCATGGCAAAGCCATGTGCACAGACATCTTGTTCaag GATGTTATCCAAGCCATCAAGGAGACAGCGTTTGTCACTTCAGACTACCCCATTATTTTGTCCTTCGAAAATCATTGCAG tAAACCCCAGCAGTATAAGATGGCCAAATATTGTGAGGAAATCTTTGGAGACTTCCTCCTCAAACAGCCTCTGGAGAACTTTCCG ATTGAATCTGCACGCCCCTTACCCTCTCCGAATGACCTCAAGCGTAAAATTCTCATCAAAAACAAACGCTTAAAACCCGAAGTGGAACAGA AGCAGCTAGAGGCCTTTAAGAAACACATGGAGGCAGGGGAGATCAACACTCCTGCCATCATCATGGGAGAGGAGAATGAAGACGACACAGAGAACG gagAAAAAGAGGGTGAAGATAAGGATTTGAATTCAGAGGCTCCCAGTCTGTCAGAGGCAACTAGTGAGAAAGAAGCCAACAACGTTTCCCAGAGTAACACTGTCGGCACGAGGAAAGAGGAGCGAAACAACAGTATCAAGAAG GTGCCCGATGATGAAGGGACAGAAATGTCTGAAGCCACAGAAgcaacagacgccacagacaTCTCTGAAGCATCTGAccaagacaacaacaagaag GGTGTAGAAGAGCCAGAAGACTCTGAGGAGGCTCTGATAGCTCAGTATACCTACGTAGGAGCCACCACCAACATTCACCCGTATCTGTCAGCCATGGTCAACTACGCACAGCCTGTCAAGTTTCAGAGTTTTGATGTGGCAGAGG aaAGGAACATCCACCACAACATGTCCTCCTTCAACGAGTCGGTTGGCCTGGGCTATCTGAAGACTAACGCCATAGAGTTTGTCAA CTACAACAAGCGTCAGATGAGCCGTATCTATCCCAAAGGAGGCCGGGTGGACTCCAGTAATTACATGCCTCAGATCTTCTGGAACGCAGGCTGCCAGATGGTTTCGCTCAACTTCCAGACCCCAG ACCTGGCCATGCAGTTGAACCAGGGAAAGTATGAGTACAATGGCTCCTGCGG ATACCTGCAGAAGCCCGACTTCATGCGACGGTCAGACAGGATGTTTGACCCCTTCTCAGAGACGCCAGTGGATGGTGTCATTGCTGCGACCTGCAGCGTACAG GTATTCTCTGGACAGTTCCTGTCAGACAAGAAAATTGGCACATATGTTGAAGTGGATATGTACGGGCTGCCGACGGACACCATCAGGAAGGAGTTTCGCACACGCATGGTGATGAACAATGGGCTGAACCCCGCCTACAATGAAGAGCCCTTCGTCTTCAGAAAG GTGATCTTACCGGACCTGGCAGTACTGCGCATCGCAGTCtatgacgacaacaacaagttgATTGGCCAGCGCATCCTACCTCTGGACGGCCTGCAGGCTGGCTACCGCCACATCTCTCTGAGGAACGAGGGAAACAAACCCCTGTCGTTGCCCACCATCTTCTGCCAAATCATCCTGAAGACCTACGTGCCCGACGGCTTtggag caatCGTGGATGCTTTATCAGACCCAAAGAAATTCTTGACCATAGCAGAGAAGAGAGCTGACCAGATGAAAGCGCTGGGGATTGACACG AATGACATAGCAGACGTTCCCAGTGGAAGCTCAAAAAACGACAAGAAGGGAAAAGGTAAAGGAGACACGGTGAAGGCCAGTGTGACTCCACAGGCCAGCTCTGACATGGCCCACACCTCAAACTCCGCCCAGAATAACACAGCAGAAACCAAGAAGG ATTCTGCACTCGTGCCTAATGTCAGCATTGATGACTTGAAACAAATGAAG ACGTATCTTAAATTGCTCAAAAAGCAACAGAAGGAGCTTGTTGCTTTAAAGAAGAAACACTTGAAG GATCAAAATACAATGCAGAAGGCTCACTGCACCCAGATGGAAAAGATGGTGTCTCAGCATGAAAAGGAGAAGACAACCCTGGAGAAACTATTAGAGAAAGCCATCAAGAAACGTGG GGAAAACAACTGTCACGAGCTGAAGAAGGAAACTGAAGATAAGATTCAAACACTAGTCACTGATCATAAAGCCAAG gtaaaGGACATCACAGCACAGCACACTAAGGAGTGGTCAGAGCTGAGCAGCAGTCACAGCAGCGAAGAGCAGGAGATAAAGGACAGCCACGTCACACAGCAGTGTGAACACCTCAAGAAACTCTTGACAACCGTCCAGGAGCAGCAGACCATGCAGCTCAAACTCATCCATGAGCG CCAAAGCAAAGAGATGCGTGCTAACCAGGCCAAGATGTCTATGGAAAACAGTAAAGCCATCAGCCAGGACAAGTCCATCAAaaacaaggcagagagagagag GAGAGTGCGAGAGTtaaacagcagcaacaccaaGAAGTTCCTGGATGAAAGGAAGCGG CTTGCTATGAAGCACcagaaggagatggagcagcTACAGAAAaaccagagagaacagttggAGAAACTGGAGAAGTTCAATGAGCAG GCCAAGGACATGCAGCAGATggtgaagctggaggaggagatggaccGCAGGCCTGCCACAGTGGTGTGA
- the lamp5 gene encoding lysosome-associated membrane glycoprotein 5 produces MGRLGFSTTESTRLLLLSVFGVLVLSVVLAEQEGENLSGLSTNPDKAIFAVRENGTTCLMVEFAVRFLVPYDVLALNGIDLITEQAPFTLPRGAEIEGKCGSTESEIHITWKNNAYTLRIYFSTEFRDKGTEVWKISKVQFVYDTSETSHFINAYNPGKHTASTHRLSALVTPAGHSYVCAAQQTLTLISSDHQKGVTISMYDIQIQPFDIASDFIFSEPYKCITDQRERLEETLPLILGFILGLIIVITLTIYHFHLKLTAVQPQLPRDRSMYKNM; encoded by the exons ATGGGACGACTcggtttcagcaccacggagagcACCCGACTTCTGCTGCTCAGTGTGTTCG GTGTGCTGgtgctgtccgtggtgctggcGGAGCAGGAAGGGGAGAACCTGTCTGGTCTCTCCACCAACCCGGACAAAGCCATCTTCGCGGTCCGGGAGAACGGCACAACATGCCTGATGGTGGAGTTCGCCGTGAGATTCCTCGTGCCATATGACGTGCTCGCGCTCAACGGGATAGAC CTGATCACCGAGCAGGCGCCGTTCACTCTGCCCCGTGGTGCAGAAATCGAGGGGAAATGCGGGAGCACGGAGTCAGAGATCCACATCACCTGGAAGAACAACGCCTACACGCTCCGCATCTACTTCTCTACG GAGTTCCGTGACAAGGGCACTGAGGTGTGGAAGATTAGCAAGGTCCAGTTCGTCTACGACACCTCGGAGACATCGCATTTCATCAACGCATACAACC CGGGGAAGCACACAGCCAGCACCCACCGCCTCTCGGCCCTGGTGACCCCCGCTGGACACTCCTATGTGTGCGCGGCACAGCAGACCCTCACCCTCATCTCCAGTGACCACCAGAAGGGCGTCACCATCTCCATGTACGACATCCAGATCCAGCCCTTTGACATCGCCTCTGACTTCATCTTCAGTGAAC CCTACAAGTGTATCACCGACCAGCGGGAGCGCCTGGAGGAGACCCTCCCCCTCATCCTGGGCTTCATTTTGGGCCTCATAATTGTCATCACGCTCACCATCTACCACTTCCACCTCAAGCTGACAGCAGTCCAGCCTCAGCTCCCCAGAGATCGCTCCATGTACAAGAACATGTAG